ATGGCCGACAATACTAGAAATCACATATTCGATTATtaatattactaaatttatatttcttttactaACTCACATCAGCTTTAATCATTGCTCTGAATAAGTCTGggcataaaatcaaattaatatttttttataaaatcgattatttaaatttattgtacaaaaatttaattgaattaatgtcactcatttatatatatatttttcacatCGCATCATTACATCATGAATGTGTTACAATCTAtttgtttcttaaaaaaaaaaaccgtgttgttttatttatttttgggaatTGATGGAACAAGTGAAGAGGAAGAACGtttctaataaaataaaagaaagtgggGACAGACAGGTTTAGGCCCAAACAATGAGAGGGCCTCTGAAATTTACTAACACTAATGGTGGACTTTGTCTGTCTAAACAACTGTTATTTGGTCCCAAGCCCccgggataaatatcaaaattataatttgatatatgaattttgattttatgcaattacatacataaaattttaatttttgttcatatgtattataaaactttgattttgactCAGTTGTATACACTacatcaattaatttttatattatataagtataattatttgtatatgtaatatgtaaACATAAAATGGTGTTTTATCAATAATGATATTAGTGAATTCTGAAAATTGAACCCAtgtcatgtataaaattatacattaaactaaaattcatatataattttgagttttatgTCTAAAACAAAATCTATCTaaattagataataaaataaatactaacATTTAACAATAAAAGATTATAATGTCAATCTACACTTTTTTTCAAGAACGcttggaaataataataataataatgataataataaatgaGGCAAACAAATCTGCCATTGATGACTGCAAATGTGCAAAATTGTGTTCTCAAAAAATGGGGTCACTATAtcaaatgatatgaaaatggacgTTTGTCAATATAAGGCGAAAATACCCAGTTTAGCCTTTGAAATGGAATATGTGTGAGGGGTAGACAAGTCATGGCAGAAAAATTGAAGGTAAAGATTGAACAAATTGCTTGTAAGGCTACGTTTGCTTTGTCTTAAAATATGGCTGTGTAGGATAGAAGAAAGGAGCAATGTAGATTTGATTGATTTTGGGGGGACCATTCATTAGTTTAAACATGGATTATATCTCTTGCTTTGCAACTAAATCAGATCCAACATTTCAGAATTTCTGTtctcaaatgttttaaaaaaaaaaacaaattaagataaataatataatttaaatatcaatttgtaagttaagtataaaaaatattataaaatcaaactAACATGTGATGAATCTAAAATagggttaaaatatgaaaaatattactTTGTGTGAGATTATAAACAATTACTTaccatcaaaattttataatatttcctACCAAGAATTTAAACCttttatcatatataatattattttaaggatAAACTACCGATATAgttacttttatttgttttaagttatatgtttgaaatgttacgttttagtcacttgcGTCATCgatttgtaacattttagtcactgagacATTAATTGTCGTTAACACTATAATAGTAAGCTGACATGACATGTTAAATTAtcattcaaatgaaaatttttggttaaattatacaattagtccctatattttttttattttgagcaatttttttttcttttatattcttttaactttttttttcctattctcttctacttctccctTTGTTTCCTTCCCTTCTCCATGCTCCCTTTCTCTCTTCGATTCATCCATGCTTGGCTTCCAATCAAGTTTGCTTGGGAATATCCAAGAaggtttagatcaattttatttgtcagaaaataaaagaaaatgaaaggaatAATCTACACGATTTTgtcaaaatttggaaaagaaaaaaattgttttgaatataaagaattcaatttagatttagatttgattaaggatatgGTTTTTAATATTGGTTAGTTATATCTAGTTTTAGTTTCAAATTAAGTTATATTCAAATCGAGATTTGATTTAGAATGATTGGtattcggttttgagtgaaattcAATTTAAGAATCATGTGAAAGAAACAAAAAACTTAGTTTACTTGGTGGGTAAAAATTATGTTTCTACAGTAAAGAATATAAGAATAGAGAAAATTAAAGGGGaggaagaagagaaggaaaataaagaaaaaagttaaattgtttaaaaaaataaaagtacaaggactagtTGTGGaatttgacctaaaattttagtcTGATATGATGAAATAACAGGTCACGTCAGATTACCGTTATACCATTAACAATAGTTAATAATTCAGTGACCATGtcgtaacaaaatgataagactaaaacgtaaaattttaaatataaatgactaaaataaaactCAAGACAAACAAGAGTGAGTATTTTAATACCCTTGTATTAATGTAAAACCTTATTCCAAATTTCATCAGCGTCCGAGAGATTTATCGTTTTACTAAATGCTTTGTAGGGTGTTCGGAGGATTTTGTAAATTGCGTGGAAACTCAGAACACATATTTCAGTTCTCAAGGAAGGCGAAGCCAATGTTTTTGGAATATAGTAAAAGTCCTAAAATCACTCACAAATACAAGATCCAAAACTCACATGACTTACTGCATGTGACTCAACCCCTGATTTATTACATGTGACCAAACCATAGTTCCAAATCTTAACCCCTACTTAcagtatattaaaaaaaacaaaaatatctctccaataatttttaatttccaaGTTAAATTACTTACTTTATTAAATCAAAGTAttaatttttgtcaattttaaaaagttagtaattaatgccaattgagtcttagttcaattGATATCGGCTTTGTTGTTAGTACAAGAGAATGTGGGTTGAAGTGCGCTAAAatgcattatcttcttatttaagggttagggAGGGGCTATGAGTATTTctaggcattgtatcaaaaaaataGATATGATTAATCATAATGTTAATATCTTCCgttaattgtacataattttaattagtataataagAAAATCTTGCTATTGGCGTTTtccatattttatcaatttgattttgaatctaaaaaatttaacaagTTTAGCCTCAACATCTACCTATGTTCTGGACTAAATTTTGTTAAACCAAGACCAAACTAACAAAAAGTTCAAATTTTTAgggctaaattttttattgtgcTAATAAAAAACATGTATAATTGATGAAAAACATTAATGTCATGATTAATTATTCTTTGTTACTAACTTTCGAAATTGACAAGGATTACATTGCTCCGATTTTTTTAAAGAGGAATcaatttattgaatataaaaaattaagtacTAGGTTTAGTGGTATTGGTAAGACATATTGTATTCTCAAGTAAAGATCTCAAACTTAAATTCAAATTCTAGAAATAACATTGTTAACTCTAAAAGATTTAATCTCCATGAACTATAAAAATGGACACGATGAAACAAAAGGACTATTCATGCATCATTTAAAAACATTTACGATGAAATTGGTATTTTGAGAGTAGACAAATATATATTGtgaatactaaaatatttagggtaaactacacttaaTGTCAttgaattattagtaaatttacactttagtcgttcaattttaaaaagatacaaaaatgatctttgaactattcaaaagttagCATGCACTTAACTTAAAAAGATACAAAACGGTCAGTGCGGTAGATCAGTACTCATCTACAAGTGGTAAAATATACCTTAGATTCAAGTTGATTTGATGGTTAGTACCAAAGATCAGagaaaaaaactatttaaattttgatttacaaattcgtgatatttaaagttgtttcataaaaaaaaagagaaaaaggaaccTTCAATTGATGCAATAGTGTAAACAgggaacaataataattttaatcaccTAAccacttaaatgaaaattttaaataatttaatgattattttaccacctaaaaattaaattcaaatatatgtaGGGGATATTTGGCAAAGATGAGAAATAGATAGAGTGTAAGATTAAATCGGGATTCACATGCAGAACTTCATTTCACGTTTCTTTACAACTCCCAAAGCCGAGAAGTTGGTGGCTTTTTTGATGATGCAATTGAATAGGTTTGCAGACACTCttgtttaaatttcaaattctGTGTGGTAAGGTATTGAACTAGAACTGgttggtaattttaaaaaaatgaacatCAAAAGCATATTGTTAACGTACAAGTAGGAAGCTTGGCTAGGTACAAATTGCTTGTGAAGTGGGAGGCAGGCTGCGGGCTGGCGTTTGTTGCCGTCGGGGAATGGGCCCCATCTCAGTATCCAAGTGGGCAAATCCTAAAGACATCATCATCGTCTCTCCATGCTTTTTATATACACAAATTGTATCAACTCTCCTGGGCTTGATTTTATGTACAAAGTGCATTCCTTTTTTTGTTTAGGTAATCAGGAAAATTAAGAAAGTTACAAAAATAAACCCACACCACTTTTTTAAGTTCAGACTGAAACATAACATGTATTTTTAGTAGGAACACATGATATCATATTAAGCAAGAGAAAGAGCCTATGGAGATTGAGGCCAACCCAGAATTCCTGCTTCTTCGCCATTTCCTTCGTAGAATCTCAGCTCAAGTTCCTCGAATCTCCCCTCATCGTCATGCCACATTCCGTCATAGATGTCGTAATCATCGTAGTCGCCCATTTCAAACTCCCAGGCCAAATACTCGGAATTGTCAGAGTAGTCCGAGCAATCATCATCCCAATCATCCATCTCATAGTAATCCATGACAAAGGGCCCTAAGACCTTTAATTTCGGGAACTTTTCCTTCATCAACTGACTATCGAGTTTCACATCCCAGCAGCCTCTTAAATCCAAAAGTTCAAGCTGGGGACAGCTGGCAAGGATGTTCATAACACTCCCTGTGCTGATAAGATGATAAGCCATCTCGAGGCGCTTCAACCTAGGCATCGTAGTAGCTATGGCATTTGCCTCGTCATCCTGCAAGAGCTTACCAGCTGCATCCAGTGGGTGCATGTTGCGGCACAGGGTGACAAGCAGTTTGCAATGCCTCCCAATGGCCTCTAAAGCTTGGGCACCGATTTTCCCACAGTAACTCAAATCCAAAAAGGTAATCGTGGAAAGCCTCCCCGCAGTTCGTTCAACCACCGAATCACTCATTTCGCTTCTCCGCACTCGCAAAGTCTGAAGGGAACCAGCACTAGCAAAAAGCAAGAAACACAAAAAGAAATACTGTATCACTGAAAAATGTCCATTGAACAATGATCACTTAAAGGTGAGGGAAAGTATAATACTATGTTGCTTGAAATATTATAATTGTCTCATTTGGAATCTTATCATACAAGAACATCAAAGCACTTATAATCTTATCATACACTTCATACAAGAACATCAAAGCATGTATAATCTTATCATACACTTACTTCTCAGTGATGAAGGAGAAAATGGAATCATTGTGGAGGCCCGAAACACATAACTTGCGGAGAGATCCGGAGCTTCGGGTGATGAGCATTCGAAGCATCCGATCAAGATGGTGGGGCTGACATCGACTGCTCCACTCTTCAATGTCTACCTCTTGCCAACAATAGGGCCCTGTGACAGCCTTCCTCCAGGATTTGCAAACGCTGGGAATGACTGTTAGTATCTCTTGTAGGGACAGGTTGCTGAAGATCAACCCAAGTGCATCAGGAATTAGTTCATCCCAGTGACGAAACTCAATTTGCTCTTCCATCTGATCTTCATTAAGGAAATGGTGGGCAAAAGGGAAACACAATAAGCAACTTTAATGACTGTAcaataaataacaaaatgaaGAAACTTGAATAAAAATTGGATAAGCTTAAAGATACCCCTCAtttcaaggaaaaaaaataaaaaagcccCAACACAAAATCAACGCCAAAGAAATGTTGatttaacattaaaaactaaGAAATAGGACAGAGAAAATACTAAAACATTCCAAACTAACACAACAAGAAATGCAGAGTGCAGAGATATATGTTGATGTAAATGGGAGATATGAAAGTAAGATGGTAGTAAATTAACATACAACATAAaagaacacaaaaaaaaaatgcatCTTTTTAAGAGAAGAAACAACAAAATTAAGAGTAATTTAGAGTAGTATCCTGTACTCACCAAGCAAAGGAAACAGATGTTTATGGTATAATAGAAGTAAACAAAGAAACCATTTTATAGATCCAAAAAGTccaggaaaaaagaagaagaaaacttgCGGTAAAGATTCAAAGGCATGTGAAAGAAGGAAGCAACCAAACAAAGTACACTGCCAACTTGTGCTAAAAACTTAAGAACCTATATTCTTAACTGGCTGGTAAAAAAAAGGTTTAATCTTTGGATTTGGAATCTAAGAAACAACTTCCAAATACTCTACTTTCATTTTCATACTTTGGAAAACAGCATAAATGTGACAAACAATAACgaactcaaaaaaataaaatcaaatcaaatcaaaggaaagaaagaaaactcAAAGATGGGTTACCTCAATAAACTTTTCTTGCAATTTGGATTATGCAAAAGAATCCCCCAGTTTATCAGCCTCAAAGACCGGGTTAAAAAACGAAAAGTAACTCATAAAAAGGGGGGGGGAGTAAATAAAGCAACAAAAACGTCTATATACTCACCTAACAAAGGCATCAAATGCAACCCAAtaaagaagaacaagaaaaaaacCGAAAgtatattaagtaaaaaaaaaacaagagagtTGCAGAAAGggtaaatgaaatataaaaatacgaTGTTAAAAAACTCAGGAGAGGTGgggatatatataaataaaaatatagtctTTGGTTTACAGAAGAAGGAAGAGGAAAATGGGTTGCTGTTAATGACAGATTTGGGATAATAAAGGCATAGGTTTCATGCCATACATTTAAGTccttttgaaaatattgaaaaagaCAGAAGGGGAGTGAAAGCAAGCGCTTTAGATATTTTTAGTGTGCGTTTTAAGGAAGACCGGGAATTGGGAAAAGGTGTGGGAAACCGACACGAGTCGGTTGTTTAACGGGTTTTTTAGAGGGAAAGGTTGTTAATGGTTTTACGCCAAAGTTTACAGTGGTGGTGGGTTGCTTACGCCTGATCGTGTACTGACCAATTGGTTCATTGGCGAAGGATTTTCAAAGCTTCTGGTTCCGATGCTAATCTGTGTTGGAATTCTCAGTCCTTATTTAAcctcattttttttacttttaagttTGGGGGTGAATTGTAAGGCTGGTATTCTTGGATCCATGAAAAAtggcctttttttttaaaataaaaaattgaaatttaatcaattcatttgaAGGAATGATGGGAGGGGAGGGGGTGACATGAAAATGACGTAATAAAAGAGAAAATGGTAGTTGGTTCACTATGACAAGTCCACATCGTGCCATTGCCCAGTTTACACATGGACAATTTGGTCTCTCTCGCCTTGGAAGGATGACATTGGGTTTCAATTCAAGATCAGAAAACGGGTTGGCTTCATTAATACCTCTCTTGCAATAGCAGCCCAGAAAGTAAGCCTCCGAAGGACCGAAAGGATCCAAACTCAACCGCCACCTATTACAAGTTACAGCATCTAATTTGGTGCATTAAGACTAAACATATTACACGTTAGTCACGGAATTCTAAGAACTAATGTCCGACAACTATCACGGTCTTTGCATACATATATCAACGCACAACATTTGTGTTTCATACCACTTATCATAATTAGTAATACATTAATGAATTATTATTCCAATGTTAttttagtaatataataaattcaaaaggtttttttaaattcatatttacaTAACAGCATAAAAAGTAAGTGAGTGGTTCATTTATATCGATATAAagttcttttgtattttttttgtatcattaatattttaacaattcaacggttgaatttatcaatataattgttcTTGTTATGGAATATGGATGTAAATTTTTGAActaatttgataatatttttattatattgatctaaaatatctGCTGAGTTACAGGGAGCATTTTACCAGAGGTTTGTATACATTAATATTTAGTAAATGGTTGAAAGTTTtctacataaaataattaattaatatttttaaatttaaatcaaatttaatatgtttgatctatataaatggaatataaaatatgatgattgaatcgttaaaatattaatcgtataaaaatatataaaaaaatgtaaaacaattttaattttacactTATACATCCCTCCACTAAAAAGTAATCTCTTAATTAATATATACTTGATTGTCAAAAACTTTTTATAACTATCACGTGAGGATAAATTCTATTTTTGCTCTCTTTAATGTTATCAACTTTGAGAGTTTATTCGCAACCTTTTTATTTTCCAAGGCAAAACCATGGATAC
The genomic region above belongs to Gossypium hirsutum isolate 1008001.06 chromosome D05, Gossypium_hirsutum_v2.1, whole genome shotgun sequence and contains:
- the LOC107905098 gene encoding F-box protein FBW2 isoform X1, producing MPLLDQMEEQIEFRHWDELIPDALGLIFSNLSLQEILTVIPSVCKSWRKAVTGPYCWQEVDIEEWSSRCQPHHLDRMLRMLITRSSGSLRKLCVSGLHNDSIFSFITENAGSLQTLRVRRSEMSDSVVERTAGRLSTITFLDLSYCGKIGAQALEAIGRHCKLLVTLCRNMHPLDAAGKLLQDDEANAIATTMPRLKRLEMAYHLISTGSVMNILASCPQLELLDLRGCWDVKLDSQLMKEKFPKLKVLGPFVMDYYEMDDWDDDCSDYSDNSEYLAWEFEMGDYDDYDIYDGMWHDDEGRFEELELRFYEGNGEEAGILGWPQSP
- the LOC107905098 gene encoding F-box protein FBW2 isoform X2 — encoded protein: MEEQIEFRHWDELIPDALGLIFSNLSLQEILTVIPSVCKSWRKAVTGPYCWQEVDIEEWSSRCQPHHLDRMLRMLITRSSGSLRKLCVSGLHNDSIFSFITENAGSLQTLRVRRSEMSDSVVERTAGRLSTITFLDLSYCGKIGAQALEAIGRHCKLLVTLCRNMHPLDAAGKLLQDDEANAIATTMPRLKRLEMAYHLISTGSVMNILASCPQLELLDLRGCWDVKLDSQLMKEKFPKLKVLGPFVMDYYEMDDWDDDCSDYSDNSEYLAWEFEMGDYDDYDIYDGMWHDDEGRFEELELRFYEGNGEEAGILGWPQSP